One Fontisphaera persica DNA window includes the following coding sequences:
- a CDS encoding L-histidine N(alpha)-methyltransferase, with protein sequence MRWTSHIHGSVSPVARAAARWQALVRRQVPASFHYETPRQARLWRALHEAVSPAGQAGAAWGLYEQAAEAVVGRLPEGEVLVIGLGCGSGRKDCRVLEACRARGKRAHYLPVDVSLPLVLTAAEAAAPLVEAGGGRIWPVVTDLTAEEDWGAWWQAQVPVGTACILTFYGMLPSLAPEEARACLQRWLRPGCWMLLSANLMPAGEGGESLQGVLPQYDNDFTRQWLSVFLEDVGVPLSSGSLRFFCERYKGSPSVPAVVAEWQFHEPVEIRGEEGVVYYEAQERLRMLASYRYLPEQVAEAVQPLGQRVIASWVDRDAGEGVFLCAGG encoded by the coding sequence ATGCGGTGGACCAGCCACATTCACGGGAGTGTGAGTCCGGTAGCGCGGGCGGCGGCGCGATGGCAGGCCCTGGTGCGGCGGCAGGTGCCCGCCTCTTTCCATTACGAGACGCCGCGTCAGGCGCGGCTGTGGCGGGCGTTGCACGAGGCCGTTTCGCCGGCCGGGCAGGCGGGGGCGGCATGGGGTTTGTATGAACAGGCCGCGGAGGCGGTGGTGGGCCGATTGCCGGAAGGCGAAGTGCTGGTCATCGGTCTGGGGTGTGGCAGCGGGCGCAAGGATTGCCGGGTGTTGGAGGCTTGCCGGGCGAGGGGCAAGCGGGCGCATTACCTGCCGGTGGATGTCAGTTTGCCGCTGGTATTGACGGCGGCGGAGGCGGCGGCGCCGCTGGTGGAGGCGGGCGGGGGCCGGATTTGGCCGGTGGTCACGGATTTGACGGCGGAGGAGGATTGGGGGGCGTGGTGGCAGGCACAAGTGCCAGTGGGTACGGCGTGCATTCTCACGTTTTATGGGATGCTGCCGTCACTGGCTCCGGAGGAGGCAAGAGCCTGTCTGCAACGCTGGTTGCGACCGGGTTGTTGGATGTTGTTGAGCGCCAACTTGATGCCGGCTGGCGAGGGGGGTGAATCGTTGCAAGGGGTTTTGCCGCAGTATGACAATGATTTCACGCGGCAATGGTTGAGTGTTTTTTTGGAGGATGTGGGGGTGCCGCTGAGCAGCGGCAGTCTGCGATTTTTTTGCGAACGTTATAAGGGCAGTCCGTCCGTGCCTGCGGTGGTGGCTGAATGGCAATTCCACGAGCCGGTGGAAATCAGAGGGGAGGAGGGGGTGGTTTATTACGAGGCTCAGGAGCGCTTGCGAATGCTGGCCTCATACCGATATTTGCCCGAACAGGTGGCGGAGGCGGTGCAACCCCTGGGGCAGCGGGTAATCGCGTCGTGGGTTGACCGGGACGCGGGGGAGGGGGTTTTTTTGTGTGCCGGGGGTTAG
- a CDS encoding PTS sugar transporter subunit IIA, which yields MPFREMSLNEVADYLHLQPQDVETLVKRGEIPHEKRGGRPIFRRQDVDAWASQRILGLEARPLKEYHARTTAATRKLVPGEELMPFLVKPQYVITSLKGKTRASILRELARLADATGLVSDPQELLQSLEQREALCPTGLPGGLAVPHPRYHVPYLFEDSFLLVARSVQDIPFGAPDGEPTRLFFLLACQDERLHLHTLARICLMAQKSPLVPLLLEAPDAETMYQNLLACETEALQRKND from the coding sequence ATGCCATTCCGTGAAATGAGCCTCAATGAAGTGGCAGATTACCTCCACCTGCAACCGCAGGATGTAGAAACGCTGGTAAAGCGCGGCGAGATTCCCCACGAAAAACGCGGCGGACGCCCCATCTTCCGCCGCCAGGACGTGGACGCCTGGGCCTCCCAGCGCATCCTCGGCCTGGAAGCCCGGCCCCTCAAGGAATACCACGCCCGCACCACCGCCGCCACCCGCAAGCTCGTCCCCGGCGAGGAACTCATGCCATTCCTGGTCAAACCCCAATACGTCATTACCTCACTGAAAGGCAAAACCCGCGCCTCCATCCTGCGCGAACTGGCCCGCCTCGCCGACGCCACCGGCCTCGTCTCCGACCCCCAGGAGCTGCTCCAAAGCCTCGAACAACGCGAAGCCCTCTGCCCCACCGGCCTGCCCGGCGGCCTCGCCGTCCCACACCCCCGCTATCACGTGCCGTATCTGTTTGAGGACTCCTTCCTCCTGGTGGCGCGCAGCGTGCAGGACATCCCTTTCGGCGCGCCCGACGGCGAACCCACTCGCCTTTTCTTCCTCCTCGCCTGCCAGGATGAACGCCTCCACCTCCACACCCTCGCGCGTATCTGCCTCATGGCGCAAAAATCGCCCCTCGTCCCCCTCCTGCTCGAAGCCCCCGATGCCGAGACCATGTATCAAAACCTTCTCGCCTGCGAGACCGAAGCCCTGCAGCGCAAAAACGACTAA
- a CDS encoding sugar phosphate isomerase/epimerase family protein: protein MRFAICNEIYQGWAMEDAMVHAKKTGYEGFEIAPFTMGKYVTDVSAAERQRVRDLAQRHGLVLTGIHWVLVGAEGMYLTSPEAEVRRKTSDYFVELVRFCADLGGKVVVLGSPKQRSLLPGVTFEQAWEWATECLRPAVKVAEERGVTICFEPLGPMETNFVNRAEDAIRFARQYQSPAMKIILDVKAMCGEEKPIPQIIRESKGEFVYFHANDRNLKGPGFGDTDFRPIAAALREVGYDGWVSVEVFKFEEGAEVIATRSLAYLQQVFQEPAV from the coding sequence ATGCGATTCGCCATTTGCAATGAGATTTACCAGGGCTGGGCCATGGAGGATGCCATGGTGCATGCGAAGAAGACCGGCTATGAAGGGTTTGAGATAGCGCCTTTTACGATGGGCAAGTATGTGACGGACGTTTCCGCGGCGGAGCGGCAGCGGGTGCGGGACCTGGCGCAGCGGCATGGGCTGGTGTTGACGGGGATTCATTGGGTGTTGGTGGGCGCGGAGGGCATGTATCTGACCAGCCCGGAGGCGGAGGTGCGGCGGAAGACGTCTGATTATTTTGTGGAATTGGTGAGGTTCTGTGCGGATTTGGGGGGGAAAGTGGTGGTGCTGGGGTCCCCCAAGCAACGGAGTTTGTTGCCGGGAGTGACTTTCGAGCAGGCGTGGGAGTGGGCGACGGAGTGCTTGCGGCCGGCGGTGAAGGTTGCGGAGGAGCGGGGGGTGACCATTTGTTTTGAACCGCTGGGGCCGATGGAGACGAATTTTGTCAATCGCGCCGAGGATGCCATTCGATTTGCGCGGCAATATCAAAGTCCCGCGATGAAGATTATTCTGGATGTGAAGGCGATGTGCGGGGAGGAGAAGCCCATACCGCAGATTATCCGCGAGTCGAAGGGGGAGTTTGTTTATTTTCACGCCAATGACCGCAACCTGAAAGGGCCGGGGTTTGGGGACACGGATTTTCGCCCGATAGCGGCGGCGTTGCGGGAGGTGGGGTATGACGGGTGGGTGTCGGTGGAGGTGTTCAAGTTTGAGGAAGGGGCGGAGGTGATAGCGACGCGCAGCCTGGCGTACTTGCAGCAGGTGTTTCAGGAGCCGGCAGTGTGA
- the mtnA gene encoding S-methyl-5-thioribose-1-phosphate isomerase: MIVRLHGKPRPYRTVSFDAQRNAVLLIEQRLLPHQFQVVAMSDYRATARAIRDMIVRGAPAIAATAAYGLAQGARAFRGRSLSAFEQHVQKVFTTLAQARPTAVDPLNAMRQILHAMTTGATVAERQKIALHAAEQFAQASVAECLAIGRHGAPLIKDGMRVLTHCNAGWLACVDVGTATAPLYAAHQAGRHFHVFCDETRPRCQGASLTAWELHQQGISHQVIADNAAGHLMQRGEIDLVIVGSDRTLGRTGHVANKIGTYTKAVLAHRHGIPFYVAIPLSTLDWQIQKPEHIPIEERDASEVLGAWGVPPGRSARHRLYVRIANPGSHARNPGFDVTPPELVTGIITPIGIFRPKDLWKHRHRLASPTTRNTLP; the protein is encoded by the coding sequence ATGATTGTACGCCTCCACGGCAAGCCCCGCCCTTACCGCACCGTCAGTTTTGACGCCCAGCGCAACGCAGTGCTCTTGATTGAGCAACGCCTTCTCCCCCACCAATTCCAGGTGGTGGCCATGAGCGATTATCGCGCCACCGCCCGCGCCATCCGCGACATGATCGTCCGCGGCGCGCCCGCCATCGCCGCCACCGCGGCCTATGGGCTGGCCCAGGGCGCGCGCGCCTTTCGTGGCCGCTCCCTTAGCGCCTTTGAGCAGCACGTCCAAAAAGTTTTTACCACCCTTGCCCAGGCGCGCCCTACCGCCGTGGACCCCCTCAACGCCATGCGCCAAATCCTCCACGCCATGACCACCGGCGCCACCGTGGCCGAGCGCCAAAAAATAGCGCTCCACGCCGCCGAACAATTTGCCCAGGCCAGCGTGGCGGAATGTCTGGCCATCGGGCGCCACGGCGCCCCCCTGATTAAGGACGGCATGCGCGTCCTCACTCATTGCAATGCCGGCTGGCTGGCCTGCGTGGACGTGGGCACCGCCACCGCCCCCCTCTATGCCGCCCATCAGGCCGGCCGCCACTTCCACGTTTTTTGTGACGAAACCCGGCCCCGCTGCCAGGGCGCCAGCCTTACCGCTTGGGAGCTCCATCAACAAGGCATCTCCCATCAGGTCATCGCCGACAACGCCGCCGGTCATCTCATGCAGCGGGGCGAAATTGACCTGGTCATCGTCGGCAGCGACCGCACCCTCGGCCGCACCGGCCATGTGGCTAACAAAATCGGCACCTACACCAAGGCCGTGCTCGCCCATCGCCATGGCATCCCCTTCTACGTGGCCATTCCCCTTTCCACCTTGGATTGGCAAATCCAAAAACCGGAACACATTCCCATCGAAGAACGCGACGCTTCCGAAGTTCTCGGCGCCTGGGGAGTGCCGCCAGGCCGGAGCGCCCGTCATCGCCTCTATGTGCGCATCGCCAATCCCGGCAGCCACGCCCGCAATCCCGGCTTCGATGTCACCCCGCCCGAACTTGTCACCGGCATCATCACCCCCATCGGAATCTTCCGCCCCAAAGACTTGTGGAAACACCGCCACCGCCTGGCCAGCCCCACAACCCGGAATACTCTCCCATAA
- the proB gene encoding glutamate 5-kinase, which produces MRSKVLQNITRIVVKLGTGILTNAARQPDPVQMEQLTRQVASLRKSGKEVVMVSSGAVGAGMGVLGFARRPTELADLQACAAVGQSRLMAAYEAFFAREGLAVAQVLLTHDDLEDRERHLNARNTLLALLRHPNIVPIINENDAVSVTELKFGDNDKLSALVATLLPADLLVILTSVDGVIENYGRPNARTLSIIENLDASLERMAGGTDSETAVGGMKTKIQAARIVVRSGIPLVIASGRKKNTLQNILQGLNEGTLFVPKPAKLAGRKRWIAFFHHPRGSLLVDDGAKKSLRENGRSLLPAGIARCEGDFQAGEVVRICDLDGTEFARGISRFPADQIRARQCGRTEVVHRDDMVIL; this is translated from the coding sequence GTGCGATCAAAGGTTTTACAAAATATCACCCGCATCGTGGTGAAATTGGGAACGGGCATCCTGACCAACGCCGCCCGCCAGCCGGACCCTGTCCAAATGGAACAGTTGACCCGCCAGGTGGCTTCACTGCGCAAGTCAGGCAAGGAAGTCGTCATGGTGTCCAGCGGTGCCGTGGGCGCCGGCATGGGCGTCCTCGGTTTTGCACGCCGCCCCACGGAGCTGGCCGACTTGCAAGCCTGCGCCGCCGTCGGCCAAAGCCGCCTCATGGCCGCCTATGAGGCCTTCTTCGCGCGCGAGGGCCTGGCCGTGGCCCAAGTCCTCCTCACCCACGACGACCTCGAAGACCGCGAACGCCATCTCAATGCCCGCAACACCCTGCTTGCCCTCCTCCGCCATCCCAATATCGTCCCCATCATCAATGAAAACGACGCTGTCTCCGTCACCGAATTGAAATTCGGCGACAATGACAAATTGTCCGCCCTGGTGGCCACGCTCCTGCCCGCCGACTTGCTGGTCATCCTCACCTCCGTGGACGGCGTCATCGAAAACTACGGCAGACCCAACGCCCGCACCCTTTCCATTATCGAAAACCTGGATGCCTCTCTCGAACGCATGGCCGGCGGCACCGACAGCGAAACCGCCGTCGGCGGCATGAAAACCAAAATCCAGGCCGCTCGCATCGTCGTCCGCTCCGGTATTCCCCTGGTCATTGCCTCCGGCCGCAAGAAAAACACCCTCCAGAACATCCTTCAGGGCCTCAACGAAGGCACCCTCTTCGTTCCCAAACCCGCCAAGCTGGCCGGACGCAAACGCTGGATTGCCTTCTTCCACCATCCCCGCGGCTCGCTCCTGGTGGATGACGGCGCCAAAAAAAGCCTCCGCGAAAACGGTCGCAGTCTCCTTCCCGCTGGCATCGCCCGCTGTGAAGGCGACTTCCAGGCCGGCGAAGTGGTCCGCATTTGTGATCTCGACGGCACCGAATTCGCCCGCGGCATCAGCCGCTTTCCTGCCGACCAAATCCGCGCCCGCCAATGCGGCCGCACGGAAGTCGTCCACCGCGATGACATGGTAATCTTGTGA
- the metG gene encoding methionine--tRNA ligase translates to MSKRFYITTAIDYVNGQPHLGHAYEKIITDVIARAHRALGEEVFFLTGLDEHGQKVQQAAAAMGKEPQAYCDELAEDWRRFVDKLGLSNDEFIRTTQPRHKQWVQTVLNRLHAQGDFYLKEYRGFYSVKEETFLTEKDRRPDGSFDPAWGDVIELTEQNYYFRLGRHQPWLIDHIEANPDFIAPDYRRNEVLGFLKNNVLEDLCITRPVSRLNWGIPLPFDPNYVTYVWFDALSNYASLPGALGDPLVVQTLGLPHPPTGPELWPADIHVIGKDIIKFHAVYWPIMLKAMGLPLPKQVLVHGWWQKDGAKLSKSTGNIVDPVAVIDEWGLDAFRYYLVRELAIGPDGNWTDAGFSSRYHAELANGLGNLLNRTLNMVKRYRQGAVPQPHAELAPEANAVLDKLTTLLRHNELQEGLITIWSLVNRANQYIDQTAPFKLAKDPAQSTRLDQVLYNLLECCRVLAVLLSPYLPTTASRIFAQLNLGPVPHLLTEARWGKLPPGHKVGEPTPLFPRKDQPSK, encoded by the coding sequence ATGAGCAAGCGTTTTTACATTACGACGGCCATTGATTATGTGAATGGGCAGCCCCATCTGGGACATGCCTACGAGAAAATCATCACCGATGTCATTGCCCGTGCCCACCGCGCCTTGGGCGAGGAAGTCTTTTTCCTCACCGGCCTGGATGAACACGGCCAAAAAGTGCAGCAAGCCGCCGCCGCCATGGGCAAGGAACCCCAGGCGTACTGCGACGAATTGGCCGAAGACTGGCGGCGGTTTGTGGACAAGCTGGGCCTCTCCAATGACGAATTCATCCGCACCACCCAGCCCCGCCATAAACAATGGGTCCAAACCGTCCTCAACCGCCTCCATGCCCAGGGGGATTTTTACCTCAAGGAATATCGCGGTTTTTACAGTGTCAAAGAGGAAACCTTCTTGACGGAAAAAGACCGCCGCCCGGACGGCTCCTTCGACCCCGCTTGGGGGGATGTCATCGAACTTACCGAGCAAAATTACTACTTCCGCCTGGGACGCCATCAACCCTGGCTCATTGACCACATCGAAGCCAATCCCGACTTCATCGCTCCCGATTACCGCCGCAACGAAGTCCTGGGCTTCCTCAAAAACAATGTCCTCGAAGACCTCTGCATCACCCGCCCCGTCTCGCGCCTCAATTGGGGCATCCCCCTCCCCTTTGATCCCAATTACGTGACTTACGTCTGGTTTGATGCCCTGTCCAACTACGCCAGCCTGCCAGGCGCGCTGGGAGACCCCCTCGTCGTCCAGACCTTGGGACTCCCTCATCCCCCCACCGGCCCCGAACTCTGGCCGGCTGATATTCACGTCATCGGCAAGGACATCATCAAATTCCACGCCGTTTACTGGCCCATCATGCTCAAGGCCATGGGCCTGCCCCTCCCCAAGCAGGTCCTCGTTCACGGCTGGTGGCAAAAAGACGGCGCCAAACTCAGCAAATCCACCGGCAACATCGTGGACCCCGTCGCCGTCATTGATGAATGGGGCCTCGACGCCTTCCGCTACTACCTCGTCCGCGAACTGGCCATCGGCCCCGACGGCAATTGGACCGATGCCGGCTTCAGCAGCCGCTACCATGCCGAGCTGGCCAACGGTCTCGGCAATCTCCTCAACCGCACCCTGAACATGGTCAAGCGTTACCGCCAGGGCGCGGTGCCCCAACCCCATGCCGAGCTGGCCCCGGAAGCCAACGCCGTGCTGGACAAATTGACCACCCTTTTGCGCCACAACGAATTGCAGGAAGGCCTCATTACCATCTGGTCCCTCGTCAATCGCGCCAACCAGTACATTGACCAAACCGCGCCCTTCAAACTCGCCAAAGACCCCGCCCAGTCCACCCGTCTGGACCAGGTCTTGTACAACCTGCTCGAATGCTGCCGCGTCCTGGCAGTCCTTCTTTCCCCTTACCTCCCCACCACCGCCAGCCGCATCTTTGCCCAGCTCAACCTGGGACCAGTGCCCCACCTGCTGACCGAAGCTCGCTGGGGCAAACTCCCCCCGGGCCACAAAGTCGGCGAACCCACCCCCCTCTTCCCCCGCAAAGACCAGCCATCCAAATAA
- a CDS encoding DUF5107 domain-containing protein: MIPLHSRILSLWAALTGALGYDAPTLQAAHAPVRVWETNAVIPTYLAAPPSAIPRFYSGRTYQGAKATFYPYPVQDKLTDIKTNQTYRLVYLENDYLQITVLPEIGGRIFSAVDKSNGYNFFYRQRVIKPALIGMLGAWISGGVEWNIPHHHRASSFMPVEYTMTTNADGSATVWVGETEWRHRLRWLVGMTLYPHRGYLELNCKVFNSTPFAHSMLFWINPAVHANTHYQVLFPPSTEWVTQHSKPEFASWPIARQWYGGVDYTAGVDISWWKNHPSPVSFFAWNYEDDWFGGYDHGQQAGVLHVADHHIAPGKKFFEWGNGPEGEMWSQVLTDEDGSYLELMAGAWSDNQPDYSWMQPGEVREWQHWWYPIRQMGGVKTATKDLALNLQTADGQIHLALNATRDFPRLHVSLKAKAAEDRETTPFYGTNIALYVGQAWKTALPLNQFAILPESLGVEIFELNDLGQLGSLVASYQAKPPQNTPMPKPVERPRNPKDYSSVDELYYTAQRIEQLYSPSFEPEPYYQEILRRDPGDYRANTAMGILLCRQWRWSEAENHLRAALARATAHYLRPKDGEASYYLGVALLNQAREIHRPLLSPPSPKQASLLAAAETAFRQAAWSEGWKAASYLQLAEIAGQRGQFQEALQWLNAHLTLNPRHAAALAAKASILNFLGHGTEAHAAATQALQLDPLSSHAELELYLAQNRHRSVLTCVSPEAMATVKQIFQQSAAEALEVMAFYQRAGLPHGALGRCLIYGKPAWADPFVPLLFYYGAMQSPDAWQFQDFDFAATTSNLLTGAFLFQHESIPLLTWRANQAPSDPMPLYALGNLLYDSQPARAIAAWENARQRLQANPPANPALHALVLRNLGTAYAQQYKAMDKAVAHMEQAVRLNPREPRFLYELDVLLEASGAPVKQRLNRLEQTPEIASQRDDSLTRLILLCLADGQFDRALNILTTHRFHNWEGSSEIRNVYVEARLLRGRRHLQEGRAAEALKDFTAAQEFPANLEVGRPKRDAKAAAIYYHLALAHQAAGQTDAARQARTQAAAAYDGGQGSDSRFYRAMALKELGRETEAQPLFDGLVRHGQELQTREPADYFAKFGERRSERVRKADAHYLTGLGRLGLGQTAEAQAEFQKALELHPAHLGAAMHRR, encoded by the coding sequence GCCGTCATCCCCACCTACCTGGCCGCTCCTCCCTCCGCCATTCCCCGCTTCTACAGCGGCCGCACCTACCAGGGCGCCAAGGCCACGTTTTACCCCTACCCTGTGCAGGACAAACTCACCGACATTAAAACCAACCAAACCTACCGCCTGGTCTATTTGGAAAACGATTACCTCCAAATCACCGTCTTGCCTGAAATTGGCGGCCGCATCTTCTCCGCCGTGGACAAAAGCAACGGCTACAACTTCTTCTACCGCCAGCGCGTCATTAAACCTGCCCTCATCGGCATGTTGGGAGCCTGGATTTCCGGCGGCGTGGAATGGAACATCCCCCATCACCATCGCGCCTCCAGTTTCATGCCTGTGGAATACACCATGACCACCAACGCCGACGGCAGCGCCACCGTCTGGGTGGGCGAAACCGAATGGCGCCATCGCTTGCGCTGGCTGGTGGGCATGACCCTCTACCCGCACCGCGGCTATCTGGAATTGAATTGCAAGGTGTTCAACAGCACGCCCTTCGCCCATTCCATGCTCTTCTGGATTAATCCCGCCGTCCACGCCAACACCCATTACCAGGTCCTTTTCCCTCCCTCCACCGAATGGGTCACCCAGCACAGCAAACCAGAATTTGCCAGTTGGCCCATCGCCCGCCAATGGTATGGCGGCGTGGACTACACCGCCGGCGTGGACATCAGTTGGTGGAAGAACCACCCCTCCCCAGTCTCCTTTTTTGCCTGGAATTACGAAGACGACTGGTTCGGCGGCTACGACCACGGGCAGCAGGCCGGCGTGCTCCACGTCGCCGACCATCACATCGCCCCCGGCAAAAAGTTTTTTGAATGGGGCAACGGCCCCGAAGGCGAAATGTGGAGCCAGGTGTTGACGGACGAGGACGGCTCCTACCTCGAACTCATGGCCGGCGCCTGGTCGGACAACCAACCCGATTACAGTTGGATGCAACCCGGGGAAGTCCGCGAATGGCAGCACTGGTGGTACCCCATTCGCCAGATGGGCGGCGTCAAAACCGCCACCAAAGACTTGGCCCTCAACCTCCAAACCGCCGACGGCCAAATCCACCTTGCCCTGAATGCCACCCGCGATTTCCCACGACTCCACGTCAGCCTCAAAGCGAAAGCCGCGGAGGACAGGGAAACCACACCCTTTTACGGAACCAACATTGCCTTGTATGTCGGCCAGGCCTGGAAAACGGCATTGCCGTTGAATCAATTTGCCATCCTCCCCGAATCCCTGGGGGTGGAAATCTTCGAGTTGAACGACCTTGGCCAACTCGGTTCCCTCGTCGCCTCCTATCAGGCAAAGCCTCCCCAAAACACCCCCATGCCCAAACCCGTCGAGCGTCCACGCAATCCCAAAGATTATTCCAGCGTGGACGAGCTCTATTACACCGCCCAGCGCATCGAGCAATTATACAGCCCCAGTTTTGAACCCGAACCTTACTATCAGGAAATCCTTCGTCGGGACCCCGGCGATTATCGCGCCAACACCGCCATGGGCATTCTCCTTTGCAGGCAATGGCGCTGGTCCGAGGCCGAGAACCATCTCCGCGCCGCCCTCGCCCGCGCCACCGCCCATTACCTTCGCCCCAAAGATGGCGAAGCCTCTTATTATCTCGGCGTCGCTTTGCTCAACCAGGCCCGGGAAATCCACCGACCGTTATTGTCTCCACCCTCCCCCAAACAAGCCTCCCTGCTGGCCGCCGCCGAAACCGCCTTCCGCCAGGCCGCCTGGTCTGAAGGCTGGAAAGCGGCCAGCTACCTGCAACTGGCCGAAATCGCCGGCCAGCGCGGCCAATTCCAGGAAGCTCTGCAGTGGCTGAACGCGCACCTCACCCTCAATCCACGCCATGCCGCCGCCCTCGCCGCCAAGGCCAGCATCCTTAACTTCCTCGGCCATGGCACAGAAGCCCATGCGGCCGCCACGCAAGCCCTTCAGTTGGACCCCTTGAGCTCACATGCCGAACTGGAACTTTACCTCGCCCAAAATCGCCACCGCAGCGTGCTCACCTGTGTCTCACCGGAAGCAATGGCCACGGTAAAACAGATTTTTCAACAGTCCGCCGCTGAAGCCCTCGAAGTCATGGCCTTCTACCAACGTGCCGGACTGCCCCATGGCGCCCTGGGACGCTGTCTCATCTACGGCAAACCCGCATGGGCAGACCCCTTTGTGCCGCTCCTCTTCTACTACGGCGCCATGCAATCGCCAGACGCATGGCAATTCCAAGACTTCGATTTCGCCGCCACCACCTCCAACCTGCTCACCGGCGCCTTTCTGTTTCAACATGAATCCATTCCCCTTTTGACCTGGCGAGCCAACCAGGCACCTTCCGACCCCATGCCGCTCTATGCCTTGGGCAACCTGCTCTACGACTCCCAACCCGCCCGCGCCATCGCTGCTTGGGAAAACGCCCGGCAGCGCCTCCAGGCAAACCCGCCCGCCAACCCTGCCCTCCACGCCCTCGTCCTGCGCAATCTGGGAACCGCCTACGCCCAGCAATACAAAGCAATGGATAAAGCCGTTGCCCACATGGAACAAGCCGTGCGCCTGAACCCACGCGAACCTCGCTTTCTCTATGAATTGGATGTCCTCCTCGAAGCCAGTGGCGCCCCCGTCAAACAGCGCCTCAACCGGCTGGAACAAACGCCGGAAATCGCCTCCCAGCGCGACGACTCCCTCACGCGCCTTATCCTCCTCTGCCTCGCGGATGGCCAATTCGACAGGGCGCTTAACATCCTCACCACCCACCGCTTCCACAACTGGGAAGGCAGCAGTGAAATCCGCAATGTCTATGTGGAAGCCCGCCTGCTCCGGGGACGCCGCCACCTCCAGGAAGGCCGCGCCGCAGAAGCTTTGAAAGATTTTACCGCCGCCCAGGAATTCCCCGCCAACCTCGAAGTTGGCCGCCCCAAACGCGATGCCAAAGCCGCCGCCATTTATTACCATCTGGCCCTCGCCCATCAGGCCGCCGGCCAGACGGACGCCGCCCGCCAGGCCCGCACCCAGGCCGCCGCAGCTTACGACGGCGGGCAGGGCTCCGACAGCCGCTTTTACCGCGCCATGGCCTTGAAAGAGCTGGGGCGCGAGACCGAAGCCCAGCCTTTGTTTGATGGCCTGGTCAGGCACGGCCAGGAATTGCAAACGCGCGAGCCCGCCGATTATTTCGCCAAATTTGGTGAGCGCCGCTCTGAACGCGTCCGCAAGGCCGACGCCCATTACCTCACCGGCCTCGGCCGCCTGGGACTCGGTCAAACGGCCGAGGCCCAGGCCGAATTCCAAAAAGCGCTCGAACTTCACCCCGCTCATCTCGGCGCTGCCATGCACCGGCGCTGA